From the Carya illinoinensis cultivar Pawnee chromosome 4, C.illinoinensisPawnee_v1, whole genome shotgun sequence genome, one window contains:
- the LOC122307754 gene encoding small polypeptide DEVIL 10: protein MSIPYFPPKSQPRRRTRRKTGFRKRCLLMAKQQKTRFYILGRCISMLLCWHDHAIPD from the coding sequence ATGTCGATTCCTTACTTCCCTCCTAAATCCCAGCCGCGCCGGAGAACTCGCCGGAAAACTGGGTTCCGGAAACGTTGTTTGCTAATGGCAAAACAGCAGAAAACCCGATTCTACATCCTCGGACGCTGCATCTCTATGCTCTTGTGCTGGCACGACCACGCTATCCCAGATTAG